In Candidatus Dormiibacterota bacterium, one DNA window encodes the following:
- a CDS encoding RidA family protein, producing the protein MDSAEATLRTLGLQLPEPPKALASYVPVQQVGELLYTSGVIPSWNGQVQFHGVVGGDVSLKDGTRAAEICALNIMALIRQHAGSLDRVEQFVQLSGFVRSAPGFEEQPKVLNGASDLIFKVFGERGRHTRQALGTSELPLGVPVEISAIIRLRS; encoded by the coding sequence GTGGATTCGGCTGAAGCGACCCTGCGCACGCTCGGACTCCAGCTGCCGGAACCTCCAAAGGCGCTCGCCTCCTACGTGCCGGTCCAGCAGGTTGGGGAGCTGCTCTATACGTCGGGCGTCATCCCCAGCTGGAACGGCCAGGTCCAATTCCACGGCGTGGTGGGCGGCGATGTCAGCCTCAAGGACGGCACCAGGGCGGCAGAGATCTGTGCCCTCAACATCATGGCGCTCATCCGCCAGCATGCGGGATCGCTGGACCGGGTCGAGCAATTCGTCCAGCTCAGCGGCTTCGTCCGCTCGGCGCCCGGCTTCGAGGAGCAGCCGAAAGTCCTCAACGGGGCTTCCGACCTGATCTTCAAAGTGTTCGGGGAGCGGGGGCGGCACACCCGGCAAGCGCTGGGAACCAGCGAGCTGCCGCTCGGTGTGCCGGTCGAGATCTCGGCGATTATCCGCTTGCGGAGCTAA